Proteins from a genomic interval of Scomber scombrus chromosome 11, fScoSco1.1, whole genome shotgun sequence:
- the LOC133990606 gene encoding angiomotin-like 2a isoform X2 — protein MSSTEEPSGTVLHRLIQEQLRYGNPTDTRTLLAIQQQALRGGSGSNSGPSSGGDMGRSPRSSLESLTQEEPPFPQLSARQEPQGQEHQGDYHHSESGYQLYQLHGEELPTYEQAKVHSQYLASHWAPTGPIRQLNEGKLLHEGAFHKEADLMDLKCSHVRSLSEHRMQISLERNDAAAKAEVNKNNSHSYPELPYYTPQGLQSTGQSQDKRSPPPEYSAPIQGQGFIPHQVQEPVQAQQHRYIQSGQPAEVPCYNTFTSLPPAGLEEPNQVELLLMENERLRQELEAHREKTSRIQKLEQEIQRISEAYETLMQGSSKRENLEQTLRKRLVAEIRRLQDFNRDLRENLENARTHVAKEVQAADHNQHIMAKLLEQNEEQNFERERVEREVERLRATAEEQNLRAKRLEEALETARGRGRQLEEELRRKRAYVEKVERLQSALAQLQSTCEKRESLEMKLRTRLEQELRSLRAQQRQSQPPGVTMSSLQERLHEREERILALEADMVRWEQKYLEESTMRQFAMEVAATAAAQSFNEDLPVADFRNQEMENRIRALYAQILEKDAVIKVLNQRLHQDQGRKDEQSPRTNLLNTAGAPLRLASSTPSICTLNSTTKSRGKSLSDDQTSPNCQFSAQSEPGMLERQVGGTKAKEAASVTKLNSDKAAPKKLLLNPFKGLDELESEAVEIFI, from the exons ATGTCGTCCACTGAAGAGCCGTCTGGCACGGTCTTGCACCGGCTCATCCAGGAGCAACTTCGCTATGGAAACCCCACAGACACTCGCACCTTATTAGCCATCCAGCAGCAGGCCCTGCGTGGAGGCAGTGGAAGCAACAGTGGACCCAGCAGTGGAGGTGACATGGGCAGGAGCCCACGATCCTCTTTGGAGAGTCTAACCCAGGAGGAGCCTCCTTTCCCTCAGCTCTCAGCGAGGCAGGAGCCTCAGGGACAGGAGCACCAGGGTGACTACCACCACTCAGAGAGTGGCTACCAGCTCTACCAGCTTCACGGGGAGGAGCTGCCAACATACGAGCAGGCCAAGGTACACTCTCAGTATCTGGCCTCTCACTGGGCCCCTACAGGCCCTATCAGGCAGCTCAATGAGGGGAAGCTCCTGCATGAGGGGGCCTTCCACAAAGAGGCAGATCTGATGGACCTGAAGTGCAGCCATGTGCGGTCACTCAGTGAGCATCGCATGCAGATATCTCTGGAAAGGAATGATGCAGCAGCTAAAGCAGAAGTTAACAAGAACAACTCTCACAGCTACCCTGAGCTACCCTACTACACGCCACAAGGCCTCCAGAGCACAGGGCAGAGCCAGGACAAGCGCAGCCCACCACCTGAGTACTCAGCCCCCATCCAGGGCCAAGGATTTATCCCCCACCAGGTCCAGGAGCCAGTGCAGGCACAACAGCACAG GTATATCCAATCTGGTCAGCCAGCTGAAGTCCCCTGCTACAACACGTTTACCAGCCTGCCACCTGCTGGCTTGGAGGAGCCCAACCaagtggagctgctgctgatggagaATGAGCGGCTGAGGCAAGAGCTAGAAGCACACAGGGAGAAGACTAGCCGTATTCAGAAG CTGGAGCAGGAGATCCAGCGTATTTCGGAGGCATACGAAACACTGATGCAGGGCAGCAGTAAGAGAGAGAATCTGGAGCAGACACTGAGGAAGAGGCTGGTGGCTGAGATCAGGAGGCTGCAGGATTTCAACAGAGACCTTAGAG AAAACCTGGAAAATGCCAGAACACATGTCGCAAAAGAAGTACAGGCTGCCGACCATAACCAGCACATCATGGCAAAACTCCTTGAGCAAA ATGAGGAGCAGAACTTTGAGCGGGAGCGTGTAGAGCGGGAGGTGGAGCGATTGAGGGCCACGGCGGAGGAGCAGAACCTCAGAGCCAAGAGGTTGGAAGAAGCCCTGGAGACGGCTCGCGGACGCGGCCGTCAGCTCGAGGAGGAgttgaggaggaagagggcGTATGTAGAGAAGGTGGAGCGGCTTCAGAGCGCCCTGGCTCAGCTACAGTCCACTTGTGAGAAGAGGGAGAGCCTAGAGATGAAGCTGAGGACACGGCTAGAGCAGGAGCTGAGGAGTTTGAGGGCACAACAG AGGCAGTCACAGCCACCAGGAGTGACCATGAGCTCCCTCCAAGAGCGTCTTCACGAGCGCGAGGAACGTATTTTGGCCCTCGAGGCTGACATGGTGCGCTGGGAGCAGAAGTACCTGGAGGAGAGCACCATGAGGCAGTTTGCCATGGAGGTGGCTGCCACAGCTGCTGCTCAGAG TTTCAATGAGGACCTGCCTGTTGCCGACTTCAGGAATCAAGAGATGGAGAACAG GATCCGTGCTCTCTATGCTCAGATCTTGGAAAAGGATGCTGTGATCAAGGTCCTCAACCAGCGACTGCACCAGGaccaagggaggaaggatgagcAAAGTCCCCGCACAAACCTCTTAAATACGGCAGGGGCGCCTCTCCGACTTGCCTCCTCCACTCCCTCCATCTGCACCCTCAACAGCACCACCAAGAGTAGAG GAAAGAGTCTTTCAGATGATCAAACTTCGCCGAACTGTCAGTTTTCTGCTCAGTCCGAACCTGGGATGCTAGAACGGCAGGTGGGCGGAACAAAGGCCAAAGAGGCTGCCAGCGTAACTAAGCTCAACAGTG acaAGGCAGCGCCTAAGAAGTTGCTGTTGAACCCCTTCAAAGGCCTGGACGAGTTGGAGTCAGAGGCAGTGGAAATCTTCATTTAA
- the aire gene encoding autoimmune regulator, with the protein MSRVEAFRDTNLRSLLKELRTDIAMAVDDPFPLVFGLADKNIITDQLLKDTLEKESREGIHKAMYTLLSWVLEQSRSIVQTFWSNLTKDYNLDSYPKLQTLLTNLHTKRDAAGLRSEKKSSRDHKTPHSKKRSHEDRGTNSSDQLSQYHAKTSDEPGGKVKLYRVKSEAPALQLPSGNSNYQLSQNSASGVTASSSVQRGVTLSSSSEPPVSHESREKIHIKQMFGSDGDARKSIKVGGEFYSCGTSEDMTGASKAAKTTYHHRGETNTEVHYNDDECTLCKDGGELICCDGCPRAYHLTCLDPPLICIPSGSWQCEWCRCNIVKKEKAQQPLQPLVPQPQQTNTSSSNSTIDVSFFSSLSSSSLTNGRNQCSGGEPVSVREVCAVCHLRGGDLTHCLQCLKHYHVHCNFSKGRSICWSCSRPWGSSAEKEPESRSLQLAPVEQNTQSPEQSSSVTETVLHKDDLDSILGDQGSIDGILQWAFHNISCPLPDSQGCYQ; encoded by the exons ATGTCCAGAGTGGAGGCTTTTAGGGACACAAACCTTCGCTCTCTGCTGAAGGAGTTGCGTactgatattgcaatggctGTAGATGACCCTTTTCCTCTTGTCTTTGGTTTGGCGGACaaaaacatcatcactgaccAACTGCTCAAG GACACTCTggagaaggagagcagagaagGAATCCACAAGGCCATGTACACCCTCCTGTCCTGGGTCTTGGAGCAGAGCAGATCCATTGTCCAGACCTTCTGGAGCAACTTGACCAAAGACTACAACCTGGACAGCTACCCCAAGTTGCAGACACTGCTCACTAACCTGCATACTA AAAGGGATGCTGCAGGTCTCCGAAGTGAGAAGAAATCCTCCAGAGATCACAAAacacctcacagcaagaagaGGAGCCACGAGGATAGAGGGACTAACTCCAGTGATCAACTTTCACAGTATCATGCCAAGACAAGCGATGAACCAG GGGGTAAAGTGAAGCTGTACAGAGTGAAGAGTGAAGCTCCAGCCCTGCAGTTACCATCTGGAAATAGTAATTACCAATTGAGTCAAAATTCTGCCTCAGGTGTGACGGCGTCCTCCTCAGTCCAGAGAGGAGTCACCCTGTCCTCCTCCAGTGAGCCACCAGTCAGCCATGAGTCCAGAGAGAAGATCCATATCAAGCAAATGTTTGGCTCAGACG GTGATGCGAGAAAGTCCATTAAAGTTGGAGGGGAGTTTTACTCATGTGGTACATCAGAAGATATGACGGGAGCATCCAAAGCTGCTAAGACCACATATCACCACAGGGGGGAGACAAACACAGAG gttcaTTATAATGACGACGAGTGTACGTTGTGTAAGGATGGAGGGGAGTTGATATGTTGTGATGGTTGTCCTCGAGCTTATCATCTGACCTGCCTGGACCCCCCACTCATATGTATACCAag TGGCTCTTGGCAGTGTGAGTGGTGCCGTTGCAACAtagtgaaaaaagagaaagccCAACAACCTTTACAA CCACTCGTTCCTCAGCCTCAGCAGACAAACACGAGCTCCAGTAACTCCACCATAGatgtctccttcttctcctcactGTCGTCCTCCTCTCTCACCAATGGCAGAAACCAG TGCTCAGGTGGAGAGCCGGTCAGTGTGAGGGAGGTGTGTGCTGTTTGTCACCTCAGGGGAGGAGACCTGACACACTGCCTGCAGTGTTTGAAGCACTACCATGTACACTGCAACTTTTCCAA AGGGAGATCCATCTGCTGGTCCTGCTCCAGGCCCTGGGGAAGCTCTGCAGAGAAGGAGCCTGAATCCAGAAGTTTGCAG CTCGCCCCGGTGGAACAAAATACACAGAGTCCTGAACAGAGCTCCTCTGTCACTGAGACCGTCCTCCACAAAGATGACCTGGACTCCATCCTGGGAGAC CAGGGCTCCATCGATGGCATCTTGCAGTGGGCCTTTCACAACATCTCTTGCCCTCTTCCAGACTCTCAAGGATGCTACCAGTGA
- the LOC133990606 gene encoding angiomotin-like 2a isoform X1, with translation MSSTEEPSGTVLHRLIQEQLRYGNPTDTRTLLAIQQQALRGGSGSNSGPSSGGDMGRSPRSSLESLTQEEPPFPQLSARQEPQGQEHQGDYHHSESGYQLYQLHGEELPTYEQAKVHSQYLASHWAPTGPIRQLNEGKLLHEGAFHKEADLMDLKCSHVRSLSEHRMQISLERNDAAAKAEVNKNNSHSYPELPYYTPQGLQSTGQSQDKRSPPPEYSAPIQGQGFIPHQVQEPVQAQQHRYIQSGQPAEVPCYNTFTSLPPAGLEEPNQVELLLMENERLRQELEAHREKTSRIQKLEQEIQRISEAYETLMQGSSKRENLEQTLRKRLVAEIRRLQDFNRDLRENLENARTHVAKEVQAADHNQHIMAKLLEQNEEQNFERERVEREVERLRATAEEQNLRAKRLEEALETARGRGRQLEEELRRKRAYVEKVERLQSALAQLQSTCEKRESLEMKLRTRLEQELRSLRAQQRQSQPPGVTMSSLQERLHEREERILALEADMVRWEQKYLEESTMRQFAMEVAATAAAQRDTTIINHSPCHSSNNSFNEDLPVADFRNQEMENRIRALYAQILEKDAVIKVLNQRLHQDQGRKDEQSPRTNLLNTAGAPLRLASSTPSICTLNSTTKSRGKSLSDDQTSPNCQFSAQSEPGMLERQVGGTKAKEAASVTKLNSDKAAPKKLLLNPFKGLDELESEAVEIFI, from the exons ATGTCGTCCACTGAAGAGCCGTCTGGCACGGTCTTGCACCGGCTCATCCAGGAGCAACTTCGCTATGGAAACCCCACAGACACTCGCACCTTATTAGCCATCCAGCAGCAGGCCCTGCGTGGAGGCAGTGGAAGCAACAGTGGACCCAGCAGTGGAGGTGACATGGGCAGGAGCCCACGATCCTCTTTGGAGAGTCTAACCCAGGAGGAGCCTCCTTTCCCTCAGCTCTCAGCGAGGCAGGAGCCTCAGGGACAGGAGCACCAGGGTGACTACCACCACTCAGAGAGTGGCTACCAGCTCTACCAGCTTCACGGGGAGGAGCTGCCAACATACGAGCAGGCCAAGGTACACTCTCAGTATCTGGCCTCTCACTGGGCCCCTACAGGCCCTATCAGGCAGCTCAATGAGGGGAAGCTCCTGCATGAGGGGGCCTTCCACAAAGAGGCAGATCTGATGGACCTGAAGTGCAGCCATGTGCGGTCACTCAGTGAGCATCGCATGCAGATATCTCTGGAAAGGAATGATGCAGCAGCTAAAGCAGAAGTTAACAAGAACAACTCTCACAGCTACCCTGAGCTACCCTACTACACGCCACAAGGCCTCCAGAGCACAGGGCAGAGCCAGGACAAGCGCAGCCCACCACCTGAGTACTCAGCCCCCATCCAGGGCCAAGGATTTATCCCCCACCAGGTCCAGGAGCCAGTGCAGGCACAACAGCACAG GTATATCCAATCTGGTCAGCCAGCTGAAGTCCCCTGCTACAACACGTTTACCAGCCTGCCACCTGCTGGCTTGGAGGAGCCCAACCaagtggagctgctgctgatggagaATGAGCGGCTGAGGCAAGAGCTAGAAGCACACAGGGAGAAGACTAGCCGTATTCAGAAG CTGGAGCAGGAGATCCAGCGTATTTCGGAGGCATACGAAACACTGATGCAGGGCAGCAGTAAGAGAGAGAATCTGGAGCAGACACTGAGGAAGAGGCTGGTGGCTGAGATCAGGAGGCTGCAGGATTTCAACAGAGACCTTAGAG AAAACCTGGAAAATGCCAGAACACATGTCGCAAAAGAAGTACAGGCTGCCGACCATAACCAGCACATCATGGCAAAACTCCTTGAGCAAA ATGAGGAGCAGAACTTTGAGCGGGAGCGTGTAGAGCGGGAGGTGGAGCGATTGAGGGCCACGGCGGAGGAGCAGAACCTCAGAGCCAAGAGGTTGGAAGAAGCCCTGGAGACGGCTCGCGGACGCGGCCGTCAGCTCGAGGAGGAgttgaggaggaagagggcGTATGTAGAGAAGGTGGAGCGGCTTCAGAGCGCCCTGGCTCAGCTACAGTCCACTTGTGAGAAGAGGGAGAGCCTAGAGATGAAGCTGAGGACACGGCTAGAGCAGGAGCTGAGGAGTTTGAGGGCACAACAG AGGCAGTCACAGCCACCAGGAGTGACCATGAGCTCCCTCCAAGAGCGTCTTCACGAGCGCGAGGAACGTATTTTGGCCCTCGAGGCTGACATGGTGCGCTGGGAGCAGAAGTACCTGGAGGAGAGCACCATGAGGCAGTTTGCCATGGAGGTGGCTGCCACAGCTGCTGCTCAGAG AGACACCACCATCATTAATCACTCACCCTGCCACTCCTCTAACAACAGTTTCAATGAGGACCTGCCTGTTGCCGACTTCAGGAATCAAGAGATGGAGAACAG GATCCGTGCTCTCTATGCTCAGATCTTGGAAAAGGATGCTGTGATCAAGGTCCTCAACCAGCGACTGCACCAGGaccaagggaggaaggatgagcAAAGTCCCCGCACAAACCTCTTAAATACGGCAGGGGCGCCTCTCCGACTTGCCTCCTCCACTCCCTCCATCTGCACCCTCAACAGCACCACCAAGAGTAGAG GAAAGAGTCTTTCAGATGATCAAACTTCGCCGAACTGTCAGTTTTCTGCTCAGTCCGAACCTGGGATGCTAGAACGGCAGGTGGGCGGAACAAAGGCCAAAGAGGCTGCCAGCGTAACTAAGCTCAACAGTG acaAGGCAGCGCCTAAGAAGTTGCTGTTGAACCCCTTCAAAGGCCTGGACGAGTTGGAGTCAGAGGCAGTGGAAATCTTCATTTAA